The Pseudomonas azadiae genome contains a region encoding:
- a CDS encoding FAD-dependent monooxygenase, producing the protein MKTKPVALIIGTGIGGLSCAAALKKVGWSVRLFEKADSMRATGSGLSVMSNASAAMKKLLDIDLGLEHYGAEIRNFEIRHKSGFLLKRLPFQEIAEEQGSPSVCISRQQLQTALLDNLGEVDIRHAKRFASYDETDDAVHVTFEDGSKASGDILVGADGYYSAVRDAMGIPSQVQEAGYICWLALVKYDHPQITPGYVVHYWGKGKRIGIIDIGGGWVYWWGTANMSNQEAVGWSGTSADVAKVYEGWPTIVSDIIHATPNEAIITVDAKDRSFPATWSKGRATLLGDAAHPMLTSLGQGAGLSIEDSAVLGHVLSTSTDHQAALRRYESIRQPRAKAIVDASRALSDVEQYDQFLPRLKRDVGMLLAPAKTMRERLQASMLFDDFAVHAQ; encoded by the coding sequence ATGAAAACCAAACCTGTTGCGCTCATTATCGGAACCGGAATCGGCGGCTTATCGTGTGCAGCCGCCTTGAAAAAAGTGGGATGGTCAGTGCGTCTTTTCGAGAAGGCTGACAGCATGAGAGCCACCGGTTCAGGTCTCTCGGTGATGTCGAACGCCAGCGCGGCAATGAAAAAGTTGCTCGATATAGATCTTGGGCTGGAGCACTACGGAGCCGAAATTCGCAACTTCGAGATCCGTCATAAATCCGGATTTCTCCTCAAACGTCTTCCGTTCCAGGAAATTGCCGAGGAGCAAGGTTCTCCCAGCGTCTGCATTTCCAGACAGCAACTGCAAACCGCCTTGCTGGACAACCTGGGGGAGGTAGACATCAGACACGCAAAGCGATTTGCAAGCTACGACGAAACGGATGACGCTGTACACGTGACCTTCGAAGACGGGTCCAAGGCCTCAGGCGACATCCTGGTCGGCGCTGATGGCTACTATTCCGCGGTGCGCGATGCGATGGGGATACCCAGCCAGGTACAAGAGGCTGGATACATCTGCTGGCTCGCACTGGTCAAATATGATCATCCGCAAATAACCCCTGGCTATGTCGTGCACTACTGGGGCAAGGGCAAGCGGATTGGCATCATTGATATCGGAGGTGGATGGGTCTACTGGTGGGGAACAGCCAATATGTCGAACCAGGAGGCTGTTGGCTGGTCAGGCACAAGCGCAGACGTTGCCAAGGTCTATGAGGGATGGCCAACCATCGTCTCCGACATTATTCACGCCACGCCCAACGAAGCCATCATCACGGTCGATGCAAAAGACAGGTCCTTTCCAGCGACGTGGTCCAAGGGGCGCGCAACGTTACTCGGCGATGCAGCTCATCCAATGCTCACAAGCCTGGGCCAGGGCGCGGGCTTGTCCATAGAGGACTCAGCCGTGCTTGGGCATGTCCTGTCGACGTCGACAGACCATCAAGCGGCGTTGCGACGATATGAGTCGATCCGCCAACCCCGGGCTAAAGCCATCGTCGACGCATCAAGGGCGCTGAGCGATGTCGAGCAATACGACCAATTCCTTCCTCGACTGAAACGCGACGTTGGCATGCTGCTCGCGCCGGCAAAAACCATGCGAGAACGACTGCAGGCGTCAATGCTGTTCGACGATTTTGCAGTACACGCCCAATAA
- a CDS encoding SDR family NAD(P)-dependent oxidoreductase, with the protein MSKKSVLVTGASSGLGHAAALMLARNGFHVFAAAREIRGVFNGQANVEEVRLDITDEASVAQALEKIAAKNTAYPLWGLINNAGICVPSPLEMLSPQELRRQLDTNVIGQLQVTQAMLPLLRENCGRIINITSGLGSIAVPYLGAYSIAQFAKMAFTDALRRELANSGVTVSVVQPGAIYTPIWDKFLATGQEIMNQVSGEARQIYARSFTEFLKQSEALARAATTSEADFAEVILDVLTTAQPLAQYSVGNDAQSFVDMAKSATTAELDAMFAAQMPTGTDFGSAQKIGQAS; encoded by the coding sequence ATGTCTAAGAAAAGCGTACTTGTTACCGGTGCTTCTTCGGGTCTGGGCCATGCGGCAGCCTTGATGCTTGCTCGCAACGGCTTTCATGTTTTCGCTGCCGCAAGGGAGATTCGCGGCGTGTTTAACGGGCAAGCCAATGTGGAGGAAGTCAGACTCGATATCACCGACGAGGCGTCGGTCGCGCAGGCATTGGAAAAAATCGCGGCAAAGAACACTGCCTACCCTCTGTGGGGCCTGATCAACAACGCCGGCATTTGCGTGCCCAGCCCACTCGAGATGCTTAGCCCGCAAGAGTTGCGCCGACAACTTGACACGAACGTCATAGGTCAACTGCAGGTCACTCAGGCCATGCTGCCTCTGCTACGTGAAAACTGCGGGCGCATCATCAACATCACGTCCGGCCTGGGAAGCATTGCGGTTCCTTACCTGGGTGCGTACTCCATCGCTCAGTTTGCAAAAATGGCATTCACTGATGCACTCCGTAGAGAACTGGCCAACTCTGGCGTCACGGTCAGCGTGGTACAGCCGGGCGCGATCTACACCCCTATCTGGGATAAGTTCCTCGCAACCGGCCAGGAAATCATGAATCAGGTCAGCGGCGAGGCGAGGCAAATATACGCTCGCTCATTCACCGAGTTTCTCAAGCAGAGCGAAGCGCTGGCCCGCGCTGCCACCACCAGCGAAGCCGACTTCGCTGAAGTCATCCTTGACGTGCTGACGACTGCGCAGCCTCTGGCTCAATACAGCGTGGGCAATGATGCACAAAGTTTTGTGGACATGGCAAAGTCAGCCACAACCGCAGAACTCGATGCGATGTTTGCGGCCCAGATGCCTACCGGGACGGACTTTGGATCAGCTCAAAAGATCGGCCAGGCATCATGA
- a CDS encoding aldehyde dehydrogenase family protein, which produces MNIRRLKMWRDQHRSMMNSAIVAVNSRQPYSPFSDELTNYEHAQIEQGEIRFKRLLDSKFQIDRRSSADLGEKRVGKETSPYGFPLGISYRAEHFDSLVKKANRSMSKWEHLSVELRSALLCEAITRIHADTFLFSQVGMHTSGHGFFMGFHANAVHAQARALESVARICQITAELTQQVDSELTVGDAQPQRILRNFQPKPAGLSLVYSGRVAPTWGAYPCVFASLAAGCPVIVIPHSEAILPLALTVKAIKSVCAEAGVSADIINLFCSDNDADYRKAAQHRAVKLIDYMGKSEFGKWLRQHAWHARVMTQQSAQTSVFVHSTDNYDGMIENLAFGLCSYSAQLCTSPQNIYVLKDGIQLPDKIITVDVFQRDLVARIDQLLQRFQPPRDLLGVIIGKQTVADIRQCEGARFAKVLRHCELLQDPEFADAQVLTPSVIAVQPGFSSSLDYYASEVAGPVSFVIVKDDLKTVARELSYVGQEFGVLGLGLYAIDANVEKAMKCVSADIGALLSVNFCGNYFISQCSVFTDIHGGAVNSSSDVTYGAPGFYHSRLRMTEDRTVVCTP; this is translated from the coding sequence ATGAACATACGCAGATTGAAGATGTGGCGTGATCAGCATCGGTCAATGATGAATAGCGCGATTGTCGCGGTGAACTCCAGGCAGCCTTATAGCCCGTTTTCCGATGAGTTGACGAACTACGAGCATGCTCAAATCGAACAGGGGGAGATCAGGTTCAAGCGCCTGCTCGACTCCAAGTTTCAGATCGACCGTCGCAGCTCAGCGGACCTGGGGGAGAAGAGAGTCGGTAAGGAGACGTCGCCTTATGGCTTTCCATTAGGCATTTCATACCGTGCCGAACACTTCGATAGCCTGGTTAAAAAGGCCAATCGTTCGATGAGCAAATGGGAGCACCTGAGTGTTGAGCTTCGTAGTGCATTGCTGTGCGAAGCAATCACGAGAATTCATGCAGACACGTTCCTGTTCTCTCAGGTGGGTATGCATACCAGTGGCCATGGTTTCTTCATGGGCTTTCATGCGAACGCTGTTCACGCCCAGGCACGAGCGCTTGAATCCGTTGCCCGTATTTGTCAAATAACGGCAGAACTGACCCAACAGGTGGACTCCGAACTCACCGTAGGGGACGCGCAACCACAGCGTATTTTGCGCAACTTCCAGCCAAAGCCTGCGGGCCTTTCTCTGGTGTATTCGGGTCGGGTCGCACCCACCTGGGGGGCATACCCGTGCGTTTTCGCCTCATTGGCTGCGGGTTGCCCTGTCATTGTCATCCCTCACTCCGAAGCTATCCTGCCGCTGGCATTGACCGTAAAAGCGATTAAATCAGTGTGCGCCGAAGCGGGTGTTTCAGCAGACATCATCAACCTGTTTTGCTCTGATAACGACGCTGACTACAGGAAGGCTGCGCAGCATCGTGCGGTGAAGCTGATTGATTACATGGGCAAATCCGAATTTGGCAAATGGCTGCGTCAGCATGCATGGCACGCCCGCGTCATGACCCAGCAAAGCGCCCAAACCTCCGTGTTTGTGCACTCTACGGACAACTACGATGGCATGATCGAGAATCTGGCATTCGGTCTGTGCTCTTACTCAGCGCAGTTGTGCACGTCGCCGCAGAACATCTACGTGCTCAAGGACGGCATTCAGTTACCTGACAAGATCATCACGGTTGACGTATTCCAGCGCGACCTGGTGGCTCGGATCGATCAATTGCTGCAACGATTTCAGCCACCACGTGATCTGCTCGGGGTCATCATCGGCAAACAAACCGTCGCCGATATTCGACAATGCGAAGGTGCCAGATTTGCCAAGGTGTTGCGCCATTGCGAGCTGCTGCAGGATCCTGAGTTTGCTGATGCCCAGGTACTGACGCCCTCTGTGATTGCGGTACAACCGGGTTTTTCAAGCAGTCTCGACTACTACGCCAGCGAAGTCGCAGGCCCGGTCTCCTTTGTTATCGTCAAAGATGACCTCAAGACCGTTGCCCGCGAACTCAGCTACGTCGGCCAAGAGTTTGGTGTGCTGGGACTGGGGCTCTACGCCATTGATGCAAATGTTGAAAAGGCAATGAAGTGTGTTTCGGCGGACATTGGCGCCCTGCTGTCCGTAAATTTCTGCGGTAACTATTTCATCAGTCAGTGTTCGGTGTTTACTGACATCCACGGCGGCGCGGTTAACTCATCCTCAGATGTCACTTATGGAGCGCCAGGGTTTTACCATTCTCGTCTGCGCATGACAGAAGACAGAACCGTGGTCTGCACGCCATGA
- a CDS encoding 4'-phosphopantetheinyl transferase family protein has translation MALFSIQVKDVVERDMPQAEEWLACAMTSRRKEFAAGRICSAAALQALGGDSVWPPIAKPSRYPKFPKEFKGSITHTQECALACVGDAERYLAIGLDAEPMVEHAELEQMANHVLSPPELNQFKKMDRERALTFFYLCFSAKETLFKTLFPLCHTDMEFTESELTSWDDEGCFTLRLVTDRVSDRFENGTLFRGLWSVHAGTLLTLLALPRKQALPTLDSQLYVPDFSYGRP, from the coding sequence ATGGCATTGTTTTCAATTCAGGTAAAGGACGTCGTCGAGCGCGATATGCCGCAGGCAGAGGAGTGGCTGGCGTGCGCCATGACATCCCGACGCAAGGAGTTCGCAGCCGGCCGAATCTGTTCGGCTGCGGCGCTTCAGGCACTGGGTGGCGATAGCGTGTGGCCGCCTATTGCCAAGCCCTCTCGCTATCCAAAATTCCCAAAGGAGTTCAAGGGTTCGATCACCCACACTCAAGAGTGCGCACTGGCATGTGTGGGCGATGCGGAGCGTTATCTCGCAATTGGCCTGGATGCTGAACCGATGGTTGAGCACGCAGAACTTGAACAAATGGCCAATCACGTTCTTTCTCCGCCCGAGCTGAACCAGTTCAAAAAAATGGACAGGGAACGGGCGCTGACGTTCTTCTACTTGTGTTTTTCAGCCAAAGAAACTTTGTTCAAGACGCTGTTTCCGTTGTGCCATACCGACATGGAATTTACTGAATCCGAACTCACTTCCTGGGATGACGAAGGGTGTTTTACGCTGCGCCTCGTCACCGACCGGGTGAGCGACCGATTCGAGAACGGCACCCTGTTCCGTGGCCTGTGGTCCGTACACGCCGGTACCCTGCTCACTCTGCTCGCCCTCCCCCGCAAACAGGCGTTACCCACACTGGACTCGCAACTCTATGTGCCTGATTTCAGCTATGGGCGCCCTTGA
- a CDS encoding MFS transporter, which yields MANPYRILFQASGTRAFSLAGLLARLPLPMTGIGIITMLSQLRGSYALAGAVSATFVLTYALMSPQVSRMVDRYGQRRVLPLSAGLSVVGLLLLLACTYWHTPDWTLFLAAVLAGFMPSMSAMVRARWTAIYRGEPHLQTAYSLETVLDEVTFIAGPPISVGLSVAVFPQAGPLAAVVMLAIGTLALAAQVSTEPPVESAEEKRTRTASIFRLADVRLLTLLMVAMGVIVGTVDIVSVAFAEQMGSPAAASIVLSCYAIGSCAAGLLFGALKLKTPLHTLLLLGGLATAATTLPLLMAGNIAGLSAAVLVAGLFFAPTMIVAMSLVERIVPERQLTEGMTWLLAGLNVGVAMGAAASGQLVDMEGARYGFNVALAAGAAVLLVAVWGHRRMREHSLTRAYSV from the coding sequence ATGGCTAATCCGTACCGAATACTGTTTCAAGCCTCGGGCACCAGGGCATTTTCCCTGGCAGGCCTACTAGCCCGTTTACCGCTCCCGATGACAGGTATCGGCATTATCACGATGCTTTCGCAGTTGCGTGGCAGCTATGCACTGGCTGGCGCGGTTTCTGCCACCTTTGTCCTGACATATGCACTGATGTCACCGCAGGTTTCACGAATGGTGGATCGTTATGGTCAACGCCGGGTACTGCCATTGTCTGCTGGTCTCAGTGTAGTGGGTCTGCTTCTACTACTGGCTTGCACCTACTGGCACACGCCTGACTGGACGTTGTTCCTGGCGGCAGTGTTAGCGGGCTTCATGCCGAGCATGTCGGCCATGGTTCGCGCCCGGTGGACGGCGATATACCGAGGCGAGCCCCACCTGCAAACAGCCTATTCCCTCGAAACCGTACTGGACGAAGTGACGTTTATCGCAGGGCCGCCGATTTCCGTGGGATTGAGCGTGGCCGTCTTTCCCCAGGCCGGACCGCTGGCGGCCGTTGTGATGCTGGCGATTGGTACGCTTGCTTTGGCGGCCCAAGTATCCACCGAGCCGCCAGTGGAATCCGCCGAAGAAAAGAGAACGAGAACGGCCTCCATCTTTCGCCTGGCGGACGTGCGACTATTAACATTGCTGATGGTCGCAATGGGCGTCATCGTTGGAACGGTTGATATCGTAAGTGTCGCATTCGCTGAACAGATGGGGAGTCCGGCAGCCGCGAGTATCGTGCTGTCCTGTTATGCCATCGGCTCGTGCGCCGCTGGCCTGTTGTTCGGTGCGCTGAAACTGAAAACACCGCTCCACACACTCTTGCTGTTGGGTGGCCTGGCTACGGCAGCAACCACACTGCCCTTGTTGATGGCGGGCAATATTGCCGGCCTGTCCGCAGCGGTACTGGTGGCTGGACTATTCTTCGCGCCCACAATGATCGTAGCGATGTCCTTGGTTGAGCGAATCGTACCGGAACGACAATTGACTGAAGGTATGACCTGGTTGCTGGCGGGCTTGAATGTCGGGGTGGCAATGGGTGCCGCGGCATCGGGCCAGTTAGTGGATATGGAAGGGGCTCGCTATGGATTCAACGTTGCTCTGGCAGCCGGAGCGGCGGTACTGCTGGTGGCTGTCTGGGGACACCGCCGGATGCGAGAACACTCGCTTACGCGAGCGTATTCCGTGTGA
- a CDS encoding TetR/AcrR family transcriptional regulator, which yields MVRRTRADMEETRALLIAKAREMFSERGYADTSMDELTAQASLTRGALYHHFGDKKGLLSAVVEQLDAEMDERLQAITDTAADAWDGFRQRCRAYLEMALEPQIQRIVLRDARAVLGGTSPDAQRHCVESMQRTIQVLIQQGIVVDVNPQALALLIYGSLAEAAFWIADSEEGDKRLAQSVVALELLLRGILVKPKADPQ from the coding sequence ATGGTTCGCCGCACCCGCGCCGATATGGAAGAAACCCGTGCCCTGTTAATAGCCAAAGCGCGAGAGATGTTCAGTGAGCGAGGCTATGCGGACACCTCAATGGATGAGCTGACGGCTCAGGCGAGCCTGACCCGTGGCGCGCTCTACCATCACTTCGGTGACAAGAAAGGCTTGCTGTCAGCAGTCGTCGAGCAACTCGACGCTGAAATGGATGAGCGTCTGCAAGCCATTACTGACACTGCAGCAGATGCCTGGGACGGTTTTCGCCAGCGCTGCCGTGCCTATCTGGAAATGGCCCTGGAACCACAAATCCAGCGGATTGTGTTGCGCGATGCCAGGGCAGTACTGGGCGGCACCTCACCCGATGCACAGCGTCATTGTGTAGAGTCGATGCAGCGGACGATTCAGGTCTTGATCCAGCAAGGTATCGTGGTGGATGTCAACCCTCAGGCGCTGGCGTTGCTGATCTACGGCAGCCTTGCCGAAGCCGCGTTCTGGATTGCAGATTCGGAAGAGGGCGATAAGCGACTTGCGCAGAGTGTGGTCGCGCTTGAGTTGCTGCTGAGGGGCATCCTGGTTAAACCAAAGGCCGACCCCCAGTAG